A genome region from Paralichthys olivaceus isolate ysfri-2021 chromosome 6, ASM2471397v2, whole genome shotgun sequence includes the following:
- the xkr7a gene encoding XK-related protein 7, translated as MAAKSDGAPVSERNEIPPECPSRSDPRPPRRRLAEQRYSLPDCCWTLCALLVFFSDGASDLWLAADYYLRRDYWCFALTLVFVIVPSVVVQILSFRWFAYDFSETVESGTAAAAVVAASGAEERDFSTKDSGERGAGCTGAEALPGPGSTGGARGCCRVLVWIFQAIIHTFQLAQVWRYVHALYLGVQSRWHGDPERRHYYCRMMFESADISMLRLLESFLKSAPQLVLQLSIMIQASQVLPLQGLSASASLMSLAWMISSYQKVLRDSRDDKLPMTYKAVIVQILWHLFTIGARTLAFALFASVFQLYFGIFIVAHWCIMTFWIIQGETDFCMSKWEEIIYNMMVGIVYVFCWFSVREGRTRCRMLIYSLTVFAENVALTTAWYLYRGTRTSDFYAVTMVCVVASSYALGTFFMFVYYCLLHPDGPVSGWGYVLEKEVPVESLASPVSSLPPDLVSSPPRTLQRTKGSDREQGPGVDGDVFQVRPPRGAQVPAQHLTPRTEGPVIRIDLPRKKYPAWDAHFIDRRLRKTILVLESAAPVTPRIQYRCLGTPKEVMEFETTV; from the exons ATGGCCGCGAAATCTGATGGTGCACCCGTCTCCGAGCGCAACGAAATCCCACCCGAGTGTCCCTCCAGGTCGGACCCGCGGCCGCCCCGACGCCGCCTCGCCGAGCAGCGCTACTCGCTGCCGGACTGCTGCTGGACGCTGTGCGCCCTTTTGGTCTTCTTCTCGGACGGGGCCTCAGACCTGTGGCTGGCCGCGGACTACTACCTAAGGAGGGACTACTGGTGCTTTGCTCTGACTCTGGTCTTTGTGATAGTCCCGTCCGTGGTGGTGCAGATTCTGAGCTTCCGATGGTTCGCCTACGATTTCTCGGAAACCGTCGAGAGCGGCACGGCTGCGGCGGCCGTGGTGGCGGCGTCGGGAGCGGAGGAGCGGGACTTCAGCACCAAGGACAGCGGAGAGCGGGGCGCTGGCTGCACCGGGGCGGAGGCGCTGCCGGGGCCGGGATCCACGGGAGGAGCCCGGGGCTGCTGCAGGGTCCTCGTGTGGATCTTCCAGGCCATTATTCACACCTTTCAGCTGGCACAGGTCTGGAG GTATGTCCACGCCTTGTATTTGGGCGTGCAGAGCCGCTGGCACGGGGACCCGGAGCGTCGTCACTACTACTGCCGCATGATGTTTGAGAGCGCCGATATCAGCATGCTGCGCCTGCTGGAGTCCTTCCTGAAGAGCGCCCCTCAGCtggtgctgcagctcagcatcATGATCCAGGCCAGTCAGGTGCTGCCGCTTCAGG GGCTTTCAGCTTCTGCCTCACTGATGTCCCTCGCCTGGATGATCTCCTCCTATCAGAAAGTCCTGAGGGACTCCCGAGACGATAAGCTACCCATGACCTACAAAGCCGTCATCGTTCAGATTCTGTGGCACCTGTTCACCATCGGGGCCCGCACTCTGGCCTTCGCCCTGTTCGCCTCCGTGTTCCAGCTCTACTTTGGCATCTTCATCGTGGCCCACTGGTGCATCATGACGTTTTGGATCATTCAAGGCGAGACGGACTTCTGCATGTCCAAGTGGGAGGAGATCATCTATAACATGATGGTGGGCATCGTGTATGTTTTCTGCTGGTTCAGTGTGAGGGAGGGGCGCACTCGCTGCCGGATGCTCATCTACAGTCTGACTGTGTTCGCGGAGAACGTGGCTCTCACCACTGCCTGGTACCTGTACCGCGGCACTCGTACCTCAGACTTCTACGCCGTCACCATGGTGTGTGTGGTGGCCAGCAGCTACGCTCTGGGCACCTTCTTCATGTTTGTCTATTACTGTCTGCTGCACCCTGACGGCCCGGTCTCAGGATGGGGCTATGTCTTAGAGAAGGAGGTGCCTGTGGAGTCGCTGGCCTCACCAGTTTCCAGCCTCCCCCCTGACTTGGTGAGCAGCCCCCCCAGGACCCTTCAGAGAACTAAAGGCTCAGACAGAGAGCAGGGGCCTGGGGTGGATGGAGACGTCTTTCAGGTTCGACCACCTCGCGGAGCTCAGGTGCCGGCGCAACACCTCACACCCAGGACAGAGGGGCCTGTCATCCGGATAGACCTTCCCAGGAAGAAGTACCCTGCCTGGGATGCTCACTTCATCGACCGCCGGTTGCGTAAAACCATCCTGGTGCTGGAAAGCGCTGCCCCAGTCACACCGAGGATTCAGTACCGCTGTCTGGGCACACCCAAAGAAGTGATGGAGTTCGAGACCACCGTGTGA
- the rap1aa gene encoding RAP1A, member of RAS oncogene family a — translation MREYKLVVLGSGGVGKSALTVQFVQGIFVEKYDPTIEDSYRKQVEVDGQQCMLEILDTAGTEQFTAMRDLYMKNGQGFALVYSITAQSTFNDLQDLREQILRVKDTEDVPMILVGNKCDLEDERVVGKEQGQNLARQWNNCAFLETSAKSKINVNEIFYDLVRQINRKTPMEKKKTKKKSGCTLL, via the exons ATGCGTGAGTACAAGCTAGTGGTGCTGGGATCAGGAGGCGTGGGAAAATCAGCACTG ACAGTCCAGTTTGTGCAGGGCATTTTTGTCGAGAAGTATGACCCCACAATAGAAGACTCCTACAGAAAG CAAGTTGAGGTGGACGGGCAGCAGTGTATGCTTGAAATCTTGGACACAGCTGGAACA GAACAGTTCACAGCGATGAGGGACCTGTACATGAAGAATGGCCAAGGCTTTGCTTTGGTTTACTCCATTACAGCGCAATCAACGTTTAATGACCTACAGGACCTCAGGGAACAGATCCTGCGAGTAAAAGACACCGAGGAC GTTCCCATGATCCTAGTGGGAAACAAGTGTGACCTGGAGGATGAGCGTGTGGTCGGCAAGGAGCAGGGTCAGAACTTGGCCCGTCAGTGGAACAACTGTGCCTTTTTAGAGACTTCAGCTAAATCAAAGATCAACGTTAATGAG ATTTTCTATGATCTGGTGCGACAGATCAACAGAAAAACGCCgatggaaaagaagaagacaaaaaagaagTCGGGTTGCACGCTGCTCTAA